The Pseudomonadota bacterium genomic interval AGCACGCCGATGCCGAAGAGCAGCCAGAGCAGGCCCTGAACCACCGGGACCAGCCACGCCAGCGCCTCGATGCCCGCCAGCCATTGCATCCACTGGCTGTCGGTCAGCCAGCCCAGGGCGCTGTCCACCTGGCGCTTCAGCCAGCCCACCAACAACACGAACAACA includes:
- a CDS encoding EI24 domain-containing protein, with translation MLSGLSAAAGGARYYKRGIGLIAQPGLRRFVALPLAANTVLFVLLVGWLKRQVDSALGWLTDSQWMQWLAGIEALAWLVPVVQGLLWLLFGIGVL